Proteins from one Hyperolius riggenbachi isolate aHypRig1 chromosome 2, aHypRig1.pri, whole genome shotgun sequence genomic window:
- the RLF gene encoding zinc finger protein Rlf: protein MADGKGESRAGLGNGDVLPPAPSARCLAETLRALEDSLKEEEVTVATSSAYCSRFCEALLQHTEDSTVSEDFMLCADVYETALRCFANARGNLTTECEDVVLLLERLVLSCFEVVLSVSEDDLSSDHGLRLKKSIMESHEKLMGFGNSNLQLLIDNLNHGGVWRSPVLVKILSKQSVEPEEVHNWILQESTNFLQMRIKYLMKTNCIQQAMLLSKACSECEETSSDFFFRQSLITCLCTMLPDDEAFKEISKMSGQDVLDAICNLESEGQINTAFILCTTYLTQQLQNEVTSCSWELTLFWSKLQRRIDPCLNTFLERCRQFGLIAKTRQHLFFLIKVVHTEANDEGVPVSIMLCIRALQITSNETEATKTSVCKTIACLLPQDLEVRRACQLTEFLFEPTAEALNTLEELYLQPDQKNVEESSVISNSLRCELLLALKSHWLFDPEFWDWKTLKRHCQKILGIEVSDTEEDNYGEPSGTEPDLLDSSLSFYDDHTDKAEDSQEYASNETENVKVKKPVGSSERYKRWLQYKFYCVICNREVIEARILHHAKMHCDDGVYTCPVCVKKFRKKEVFVPHVMDHMKMPMRHRPKKKGEILEPQENIVNISEPLEDENNPNGYISFRTIRDKHLQDRDVYPCPGTNCSRVFKQFKYLSIHLKAEHQNNDENAKHYLDLKNMREKCAFCRRHFITNFHLKQHMKIHMGSHPFMCVSIDCNGKFKSINELLHHKHTHLDLQYKCELEGCHLVFSDLGLLYHHEAQHFRDAAYLCTFPRCKKFYYCRTELEDHIATHLAHTGNTFGNGTELLKNLKSEESGLNDSLFNYMPSFTDKTETATGDFYDEQFKTESCLYHASGLDQSDVNLHMCTCSKSDSSSVIKQEYSQNSCAHQQDEMPCKTLESVCSIANPEKADIKIENDIPSSKALKVPPSLEDPMLEILTRLKQLDLKNSDTCVQETVAGSSNSSASTVSQNGSTQKSKVLSQFLSQLSSKPFFCELKGCKSAFVTKAALLLHYCKKHGYTKDKALKLHMFQRRYSPFECHLCQRRFTRRTLLRIHYKNDHHIAKEKGRTSVRKFEKKIKPRLIRPRRKGCWEKLLANEASDFNDLTSPSQEGFNSETYGDSLSSETDSSNALGALISDDFQSGEGRGSRRVVEKEKLCYVLNKYHKPFHCIHKTCNVSFANQRGLVRHYQLVHQYNKESLCLEKDKEQNQKETTKCRKIFTCKFEECGKSFICGRALTKHYKEFHDQSEIEEKEFDSFENENYLQSETEEDDEKFSEESETDESEIYCDVEGCHAVFRDHTNYSRHIMLRHRKYDLYDTQRKRKKKAAEVDENYIAPKRKKGLLHKRKVAKIKNSDGNEVVGFKTREEALQMCVQNVSTTQFPCMVRGCASVVKLESSIIRHYKLTHRLNPIYVTENLPVLVYCVKNLQKSRLVSSSPERRLRGDKISRLSLRSVNNSTSNERGDSYKTPKSDHRRNGSVERDCFVTSPHHNKISKGSFKETVVRSSFCRNEEQTAKPSGKENVSSFSTEDKAEIYKESHPQSPAHSDDRSSTKGSQVEQVETAIELTNFKPMGFESSFLKFLQESRVTDEEDSDSDDLEWNYKQKSKQFQNSVQNRKPLCKDRNVHGVCLSLGKTASSEPTFENLRTMLDKALTDCGDLALKQLHQLYQRPVVVLERSDFTAPLIELFSSKKTDELCVGIS from the exons GAGCTGTTTTGAAGTAGTACTTTCAGTGTCTGAAGATGATCTTTCAAGTGACCATGGATTGAGACTAAAAAAGTCAATAATG GAATCCCATGAAAAGTTGATGGGGTTTGGAAACAGCAACTTGCAGTTATTGATTGACAACCTTAATCATGGTGGAGTATGGAGAAGTCCGGTGCTTGTCAAAATCTTGTCTAAGCAGTCTGTCGAGCCTGAAGAAG TTCATAACTGGATTTTACAAGAGAGCACAAACTTTCTTCAGATGCGAATCAAATATCTAATGAAGACAAACTGCATCCAGCAAGCAATGCTGCTTTCGAAAGCCTGTTCAGAGTGTGAGGAGACTTCTAGTGATTTCTTTTTCCGACAGTCGCTTATTACATGCTTGTGCACAATGTTACCAGACGATGAAGCTTTTAAAGAG ATTTCTAAGATGAGCGGACAAGATGTATTGGATGCAATATGTAACTTGGAATCTGAAGGACAAATCAACACTGCTTTTATCCTGTGTACTACATACCTTACCCAACAACTGCAGAATGAAGTAACATCCTGCTCATG GGAGCTGACTTTGTTTTGGAGTAAACTTCAGCGAAGAATTGATCCTTGTTTAAATACTTTTCTCGAAAGATGTAGACAATTTGGTTTGATTGCGAAGACTCGTCAGCACCTCTTCTTTCTCATTAAAGTTGTGCATACAGAG GCTAATGATGAAGGTGTTCCAGTGTCAATAATGCTTTGTATACGGGCACTCCAGATCACATCAAATGAAACTGAGGCAACAAAGACTTCCGTTTGTAAAACAATAGCTTGTCTTTTACCTCAAGACTTGGAGGTTAGAAGGGCTTGTCAGCTCACAGAATTCTTATTTGAGCCAACAGCTGAAGCACTGAATACATTGGAAGAACTTTATCTTCAGCCTGATCAAAAGAATGTTGAAGAATCTAGTGTTATTTCAAACTCTCTGCGTTGTGAACTACTGCTAGCCTTGAAAAGTCACTGGTTATTTGATCCTGAATTCTGGGATTGGAAGACATTGAAACGACACTGTCAAAAAATCCTTGGGATAGAAGTctcagacacagaggaggacaactATGGTGAGCCCTCAGGCACTGAACCTGACCTCTTAGATTCATCTTTGTCCTTCTACGATGATCACACTGACAAGGCAGAGGACTCCCAAGAATATGCTTCCAATGAGACCGAAAATGTGAAAGTGAAAAAACCTGTTGGGTCATCTGAAAGGTATAAGCGATGGCTGCAGTATAAATTCTACTGTGTAATCTGCAACAGAGAAGTAATTGAGGCAAGGATTCTCCATCATGCTAAAATGCATTGTGATGATGGAGTTTATACTTgtccggtatgtgtaaaaaagttCAGAAAGAAAGAGGTGTTTGTTCCTCATGTAATGGATCACATGAAAATGCCCATGAGACATCGACCCAAAAAGAAAGGTGAAATTCTGGAACCTCAAGAAAATATTGTAAATATTAGTGAGCCCCTTGAAGATGAAAATAATCCCAATGGCTACATCTCATTCAGAACAATAAGGGATAAACATTTACAGGATCGAGATGTTTATCCCTGTCCAGGAACAAACTGCTCAAGAGTTTTCAAACAGTTTAAATACTTAAGTATACATCTGAAAGCCGAACACCAAAACAATGATGAAAATGCAAAGCATTATTTAGACTTGAAAAACATGAGAGAGAAATGTGCTTTTTGTCGTCGGCATTTTATAACAAATTTTCACCTAAAGCAGCACATGAAAATTCATATGGGTTCTCACCCATTTATGTGTGTTTCAATAGACTGCAATGGAAAGTTTAAATCTATTAATGAACTGCTtcatcacaaacacacacacctggACCTTCAATACAAGTGTGAGTTAGAAGGATGCCACTTGGTTTTCAGTGACTTGGGATTACTTTATCATCATGAAGCTCAGCATTTTCGAGATGCAGCTTACTTATGCACTTTTCCACGGTGCAAAAAGTTTTATTATTGCAGGACTGAGCTGGAGGACCACATTGCCACGCATTTAGCTCATACTGGGAATACCTTTGGAAATGGGACAGAGTTGCTTAAAAACCTTAAAAGTGAGGAGAGTGGGCTGAATGATTCTTTGTTTAATTACATGCCTTCGTTTACTGATAAAACAGAGACTGCAACTGGAGATTTTTATGACGAGCAATTTAAAACCGAATCCTGTCTGTATCATGCCTCCGGTCTAGATCAAAGTGACGTTAACCTTCATATGTGCACATGCAGCAAGAGTGATTCAAGCAGTGTCATAAAGCAGGAGTACTCACAGAATTCGTGTGCTCATCAACAGGATGAAATGCCATGCAAGACATTGGAAAGTGTTTGTAGTATTGCAAATCCAGAAAAAGCTGATATAAAAATAGAAAATGATATTCCTTCTTCCAAGGCCCTTAAAGTGCCACCTAGTTTAGAAGATCCTATGCTTGAAATTTTAACTCGTTTAAAACAGCTGGATTTAAAGAACTCTGACACATGTGTTCAAGAAACAGTAGCTGGCTCTTCTAACAGCTCTGCCTCAACAGTATCACAAAATGGCAGCACCCAGAAGTCCAAGGTCCTCAGCCAGTTTCTCTCTCAGTTATCTTCCAAACCATTTTTCTGTGAGCTTAAGGGTTGCAAGTCTGCTTTTGTTACAAAagctgctcttttattgcattattGTAAAAAGCATGGATATACAAAAGATAAGGCTCTTAAACTGCACATGTTCCAAAGAAGGTATTCACCTTTTGAGTGCCATCTCTGCCAAAGACGTTTTACAAGGAGAACTCTCCTTCGCATTCATTATAAGAATGATCACCACATCGCGAAGGAGAAAGGAAGGACAAGTGTTAGGAAATTTGAAAAGAAAATAAAACCACGCCTCATACGTCCTAGACGCAAAGGTTGCTGGGAAAAACTCCTAGCGAATGAGGCCAGCGACTTTAATGACTTAACATCTCCAAGTCAGGAAGGTTTTAATTCTGAAACCTATGGAGATTCCTTGTCGTCTGAGACAGACAGTAGTAATGCTCTTGGTGCATTAATATCTGATGACTTTCAGTCTGGAGAAGGGAGAGGAAGTAGGCGCGTTGTAGAAAAAGAGAAGTTGTGCTATGTTTTAAATAAGTATCACAAGCCATTTCACTGCATTCATAAAACATGCAACGTCTCCTTTGCAAACCAGCGAGGCTTAGTTCGTCACTACCAGCTTGTACACCAATATAACAAGGAATCATTGTGCTTGGAAAAAGACAAGGAACAGAATCAAAAAGAAACTACCAAATGTAGAAAGATATTTACCTGCAAGTTTGAAGAATGTGGGAAAAGCTTCATTTGTGGTAGAGCACTGACAAAACATTACAAAGAGTTTCATGATCAGAGTGAAATTGAAGAGAAGGAATTTGATAGTTTTGAGAATGAAAACTACTTGCAGTCTGAAACTGAAGAAGACGATGAAAAATTTAGTGAAGAAAGTGAAACTGATGAGTCTGAAATttactgtgatgtagaaggttgTCATGCTGTGTTCAGAGACCATACAAATTACTCGCGACATATTATGTTGCGTCACCGAAAATATGACTTGTATGACACACAGAGAAAGCGCAAGAAAAAAGCGGCAGAAGTAGATGAAAATTACATTGCACCTAAACGCAAAAAGGGTCTTCTCCATAAAAGGAAGGTAGCAAAGATTAAAAATAGCGATGGAAACGAAGTAGTTGGCTTTAAAACCAGGGAAGAAGCATTGCAGATGTGTGTCCAAAATGTTAGCACAACACAATTTCCCTGTATGGTTCGTGGCTGTGCATCAGTAGTTAAGTTAGAAAGTAGCATCATTCGGCATTACAAGCTAACTCATCGTCTGAATCCTATTTACGTGACTGAAAATCTTCCTGTATTAGTTTACTGTGTAAAGAACTTACAAAAGAGTAGGTTGGTATCCAGCTCACCTGAGAGAAGACTGAGAGGTGATAAAATATCAAGGTTAAGTTTACGTAGTGTCAATAATAGCACATCAAATGAGAGAGGTGACTCTTACAAGACTCCAAAAAGTGACCACAGAAGAAATGGCTCTGTGGAGAGAGACTGTTTTGTCACATCTCCACATCACAATAAAATCTCAAAAGGTAGCTTTAAGGAAACTGTTGTGAGGTCCTCTTTCTGCAGAAATGAAGAACAAACTGCTAAACCTAGTGGAAAAGAGAATGTCTCCAGTTTCAGCACTGAAGACAAAGCAGAGATTTATAAAGAAAGCCATCCACAATCCCCAGCACATTCAGATGATCGTTCTTCTACAAAAGGCAGTCAAGTAGAACAGGTAGAGACAGCAATTGAACTAACGAACTTTAAGCCAATGGGCTTTGAATCTTCTTTTCTAAAATTTCTCCAGGAAAGTAGAGTAACAGATGAAGAGGATTCAGATTCTGATGATCTTGAATGGAATTACAAACAAAAGAGCAAACAATTCCAAAATTCAGTACAGAATCGAAAGCCATTGTGTAAAGATAGAAATGTGCATGGAGTATGTTTGTCTCTGGGTAAAACTGCGTCATCAGAACCCACATTTGAAAATTTAAGGACAATGTTGGACAAAGCATTGACAGACTGTGGTGACCTTGCTTTAAAACAACTTCACCAACTTTATCAAAGGCCTGTTGTTGTTCTGGAGCGATCAGACTTTACAGCACCTCTAATAGAGTTGTTCTCTAGCAAAAAGACTGATGAACTCTGTGTGGGCATTTCATGA